In Mytilus edulis chromosome 3, xbMytEdul2.2, whole genome shotgun sequence, the genomic window aacttgttgccttttgttgactgttgttcgtgtgtttctttgtcaattgtattctccaatttatttatattgtagtcctgtggtgttgagttgtcatcgtaatgttatatttcacatggctttAAAAGGGGAGGtctggcatgccacaaaaccaggttcaacccgccattttttttctttaaaaatgtcctgtaccaagtcaggaatatggccattgttatattatagttcgtttccgtgtgtgttacattttaacgttgcgtcgtttgttttctcttatttttgagtgtaaattcacattgcgataagacgtgtcacatTACTTGTCTATCCCagattcatgtatttagttttgatgttatatttgttattctcgtgggattttgtctattgcttggtccgtttctgtgtgtgttacattgtagtgttgtttcgttgttctcctcttatatttaatgcgtttccctcagttttagtttgttaccccgattttgttttttgtccatggatttatgagtttgaatagcggtatactactattgcctttgtatatatcctgaaattcaaatttgaatttttaaaaaaaacatgcaacaaAGAACACGAATGAGGATGGTTGTTAGGAAAACAAACCCAAAACTATGCGGAATTCTGCTTCTGCTGCTAAAAATGAACAATGTGTCGGTACCTTCCTTGCAATACATTAGGTGGTGCTCACAATTCTCAAAAAATAAACTTTGATATATTTACTAACCTTGATCTCTTTGAGTTTATTTCGCTTTTAGCATGCTACAACAACGTAAATTCCATAGCCGACACCCCGAAAATGGTGTCAGAATGTAAGAAATTGTTTCGATACATTTTCATCAAAAGATTGTATTCTGTAGCTGTCTATTTTGCAGACCTGATGATGCAGTctcttataaaatgaaaaattttcTTTATGCAGATATAAACGAATGTTCCGTTAATCCTTGTTTGAACAACGGTACATGTGTAGATCAAATCAATGGATACATTTGTGTTTGCGATTCAGGGTACACTGGAATTGATTGTGAAACAGGTATGTATGTGTAATATAGGTTATCAATACCTTATGTTTTCAATGTTTCTGATTCTATTTTTGATAGATTTCAAGTAtgtgatttttatgccccacctacgaaagtagaggggcattatgtttctggtctgtgggttTGTTCGTacgtccgtccttccgtctgttcgttcgtctgtcccgcttcaggttaaagtttttggccaaggtagtttttgatgaagttgaaatccaatcaacttgaaacttagtacacatgttctctatgatatgatctttctaactttaatgccaaattagagttttgaccccaatttcacggttcactgaacatagaaaatgatactgcaaatttcagattaaagtttttggtcaaggtagtttttgatgaagttgaagtccaatcaacttgaaacttagtatacatgttccttatgatatgatctttctgatttaaatgtcaaataagagtttttaccccaatttcacggtcctctactaaacatagaaaatgatagtgcgagtggggcattcgtgtactatggacacattcttgtcagATTTATTGTGACTTTAAATCATTACTTTGCATGACCATGTACCAAACTGATCcgatttaaaattcaatttttataacAGATATCAACGAATGTGCAAGAGGTCCTTGTAAGAATGGAGCCACATGTAATGACTTGATCAACttgtatacatgtacctgtttgCCTGGTTACACTGACTATAACTGTACCATAGgtttgtaattttaagaacaaATATGTAGTTAAATTTAATTTGTCATACAGATGTATTTGAAATTGTTTGGATCGTATTTTTCTCAGCTTGACGATAAGAAATGCAGGAAGAATAGGTAATTGAATAGGTTCTTTTGCTAAACGAAAATAACATCAGTCTACTTAACAATTTGAGCATATGTACTCAACTTCCAAAATTAGTTGTATAAAATGTTTACATTGTTAGTAAAACCCATTATCGCTGTACCTATATATAACGAAAGAATATCAAATGTATGATTAATTCGGTTTCACAGtctttatatttgttaaaatctCGATACTAAAGAGCAATCATTATGAAGATGCTTCGCATCAATAAAGAAATGATAACAATGTAGTTTtctacaaaatataacacataaCGAACAAAACCAAAGATGGAGCAGCAAGAATCCTGCCACTATCCCGGATGAACTAAAATGATGAGTAAGTTCGAGATGTTCTTCTACGCTATTGAACACATCATATTACTTTTGACAAGCAATAACTGTCGACAAGACACATTCTTCAAAGTTAAAGACGATAAATAGGGACTTTTTAGCTGGATAGTAATACTAGTACTAGTACTTCTTATTCGCAAATATTGTAACAACAAATGTGATCTTGCTTACACAATGAGTTGGTAGTGTTTACTGCTATGAAATAtagattaatatataatatataagataaagTACTGAATCATTTACAAGAATTATTATCATTTCTTATTTGTAATGCTTTCATACCTTCTTTGTATTGCTCTCGATAGTGATAATTTAATGTTTTACAGAAATTGATGAATGTTTGAGTAACCCATGTCACAATGGTACTTGTGAGGACCAAATCAACAGTTATAGATGTCGTTGTTCTCCAGGATATACAGGAACAAATTGTGATAAAGGTAACCACTATAATTTACTTTCTGTTGTTATGCCCcattttatgggcattatgttttctggtctgtgggtttGTTCGTacgtccgtccttccgtctgttcgttcgtctgtcccgcttcaggttaaagtttttggccaaggtagtttttgatgaagttgaaatccaatcaacttgaaacttagtacacatgttccctatgatatgatctttttaattgtaatgccaaattagggattttaccccatttttacagtccactgaacacagaGAATGATAGTGCGGacggggcatccgtgtactggggacacattcttgtttttatctcaTCAGTAACGGAATTAAATGTTAAACCTTTTTTTTGCAGAAAATATCATTCGTATATTTTAGTGTAAACTGAATTTGTTTTTTCAAGTAttctttttattgatattgagGTCTTGAAAGATTTTATTCTAAAAGTTgagaatattgtttttattcataatatgaaTTATGAATGTCGAACATACAGAACTCATTCATACGCGAAaacttctacaaaaaaaaatcccacagtACAAATTCATGCAAATGATCATGTGTCACTTTCATCAGAAAAGCAGAATGTGTAAGCCGGGGTACATAAATCCAAAGATTAACAAGAATTGACAAAAGGGCCGTGAAGAATACCTAAAATAACAGACATTCATTTTTGCTTAAgttcttaatttcaaaatatattttttaatttatcaacccaaaatgtacaaaatgtatatcatatatcataGCATTGTCTACTATGTTAATGATGCTTTTGGTTCGTAGAAAAGTATGTTCATTCGTTTACCTGCACCAAAATGCTATCAAAGATATTTATTAACATATCTAAAGAATATGTACAACAAATGAAACGAATTTGAGAACAGTTTAATGTTAGGAATCATGTTTCAGTCAGTCCGTGTATCATATCTTCGTTATCTTTAATATGGTACTCCATTTCATTCATCAAATTTATATGAAGTTTCAATTCTGCAAATGATAatcaaaaaaatctaaaaaggaGGACTATTTGGGAGAAAGTAAATCAAAGAAATGCCAAACAAGTAACTGTTATCTCTTTCTGATTATATACATGCGTGTATGAGCTTGATTACTAGAGATTGTTTGAATTTGATGAGAGtaactgattaaaaaaaacaaaaataccttGATATCGTTTAATTTTCATCTTTAAGGTAGTTTTGTAATTAAGGGGATTATACATTAATGACGTCTCGCATCGTTGTTAACTGAAATTATTTCCTCCTTGATTTCATCTAATTGAAAAGTCGGAAGCTGTCATACAAATTATCCTTTGAAGTTTCAAAATACttatattatgtttaaaataaatttgagacatagaattgttttattttaaagatattgaCGAGTGTGCAAGATATTCTTGTGAGAATGGTGCAACCTGTAATAACTTGGTGAACAACTATACTTGTAACTGTGTTCCTGGTTACGATGGTTATAACTGTCAGCATGGTATTATTATCAGTTGTTTAAATTTACTTCCAAAAAACAATACTTTATCCGAAAGAAATGTAACTCTTATTTAAAAtcgattctttttttttcatacaaaaacCGTGTTTTTAGGAAGAAATGAATAGCTACTTGGTATTATCTATTGATAGAAAAATCAAACATGTGTATTTAGCTACATTATAtgtgcaatattttatttttgttttcaaagagGTTTAGAGGATCATCTTGTtagtataaacatattttataaattagattCAAGTTTAATAGTATATCCCCCTTTGAATGAACATACAATGCAATCTATTAACTAATTAGTACCGGAAACAAGCTGTTTACTCACTTTTACTCGTTTCCTTATCTTTATTAACCATGatgtttgtaaaaatgtatgatttgacaatacaaaaatacaaaaataggcCTTCACAGATAGCAATGAAATAAATGTGGAAGAACTTACAGCActagtgtttttcttttacagatCAAAATTGTCATAATgcactatatacatatatatttttttactattgaaTTCGTTGTGTTTTTCATACACCTTGATTGTTTAATTTACAGAAATAAACGAATGCAAATCCTCTCCATGCCAGAATGGTGGATATTGCCAAGATCACGTTAACAACTACACGTGTGACTGTAAACCTGGTTATGTCGGATATAATTGTGAAACTGGTAAAACTCTCTCTCACTCTATTACAAACACACTGTTTGACTGCTTAAAAATACTTTCAATAGTATAAAATATGTAGGATCTTTTTACACCAAGAGTACGTTACCTTTGATTTATTTCTAACATCTTTcggaatatttaaattttcaactttttattttagTTGCCCTTTTAcctttttgattcgagcatcCCCAATGAGTCTTGTATAGACGAAACGGTCGTCAGCAGTACAAAGTTTATAAGCCAgttatctttgatgatttttttgtttacccTCTGATTAAGATcagatattttatgttttaatcaaACAACTTTAGTTTATAAAGGTATTGAAAATAATTCATATTTCTTTGTCAATATATCTTGATAAAATGACTCATGAAAAAAGTAAAGATCAAAAGTACCGAACTTCAAGGAAATAATGTTGATGGTtgtaaacgattttttttaattttttgcagaTTTTCAAGAGTGTGATAGTTCTCCATGTGTTAATGGAACGTGTACCGACTTGGTAAATAACTACCATTGCAATTGTACACCTGGATTTTATGGGATTGATTGTGATACAGGTAATGTAAGACAATCAATATTAAtttatcatattgttttttatttaaagaaacgTTCACCTTTCGTTCTTTAAAAGCAGAATCCACATATTAAAGCATTGCGAATTGAGATATAATACTTCAAATGTTTTTTCCTTTTCAGATAATAACGAATGTTTCAGTAGACCCTGCCAGCATGGTTCAAAGTGTAATGATTTAGTTAATGATTATAGTTGTACCTGTCTCCCTGGTTATACTGGGAAAGATTGCGAAAAAGGTAAGTAGGGCTCTGCAGTGATAATGCAGAAGTCTTATTATT contains:
- the LOC139518177 gene encoding fibropellin-1-like translates to MCHDLINNYNCSCLPGYSGRNCDGNINECSVNPCLNNGTCVDQINGYICVCDSGYTGIDCETDINECARGPCKNGATCNDLINLYTCTCLPGYTDYNCTIEIDECLSNPCHNGTCEDQINSYRCRCSPGYTGTNCDKDIDECARYSCENGATCNNLVNNYTCNCVPGYDGYNCQHEINECKSSPCQNGGYCQDHVNNYTCDCKPGYVGYNCETDFQECDSSPCVNGTCTDLVNNYHCNCTPGFYGIDCDTDNNECFSRPCQHGSKCNDLVNDYSCTCLPGYTGKDCEKDVDECLQNNCTNEATCIDSIHGYTCHCLSGYSGVYCQIDIDECQSGPCKNSGKCNDMINGFNCSCASGFTGFYCDTDIDECATNPCANKIKCIDHVNDYECICLAGYVDKNCSTDVDECSSNPCQHNGTCIDLINMYKCSCSGGYSGANCDIDINECASNPCEHGGKCNDLIAVYNCTCPPGFTGYNCQTGK